A portion of the Glycine max cultivar Williams 82 chromosome 10, Glycine_max_v4.0, whole genome shotgun sequence genome contains these proteins:
- the LOC100795287 gene encoding uncharacterized protein, whose protein sequence is MEVIRVLAAAIVVAVLAAALPADAGDDNRVFAPCTDTRVQRSDGFTFGIAFAPKDKFFYNNNNSVQLSPCDTRLSLSSANSQISVFRPKVDEISLLTVNSSSFVADSYGYMVAFAGHRYAARSPPAFVANGTYTVTSFTLVLEFKRGRLQNLYWKRDGCSKCSSNSKAVCLNNQDCALQTSTCKSHGGTVDCSIGIQLAFSGTDRHLAVLNSWYEVKNLRQYSLYGLYSNLRDSLTSQYDKFF, encoded by the exons ATGGAGGTTATCAGGGTTCTAGCGGCGGCGATCGTGGTAGCGGTGCTTGCGGCGGCTCTTCCGGCGGACGCCGGCGACGACAACCGAGTATTCGCGCCGTGCACGGACACGCGAGTGCAGAGATCCGACGGATTCACGTTCGGAATCGCGTTCGCTCCGAAGGACAAGTTCttctacaacaacaacaacagcgtTCAGTTGTCGCCGTGCGACACGAGGCTCTCGCTCTCCAGTGCGAACTCTCAGATCTCCGTGTTCAGACCCAAGGTCGACGAGATCTCGCTCCTCACCGTTAATTCATCCTCCTTCGTCGCG GACTCATATGGCTATATGGTTGCATTTGCTGGCCACAGATATGCAGCAAGATCGCCTCCTGCTTTTGTTGCAAACGGCACATATACTGTTACCAGTTTTACTCTT GTCCTTGAGTTTAAGAGGGGCAGGCTGCAAAATTTATATTGGAAAAGAGATGGGTGTTCTAAATGCTCAAGCAACTCGAAAGCTGTCTGTCTCAACAATCAGGATTGTGCACTACAAACATCCACTTGCAAGAGCCATGGAGGAACTGTGGATTGCAGCATAGGAATACAATTGGCATTCTCTGGCACAGATAGACACCTTGCAGTTCTCAACTCTTGGTATGAAGTGAAAAACCTTCGCCAGTATTCACTCTATGGTCTTTATTCAAATCTGAGAGATTCCCTCACTAGCCAGtatgataagtttttttaa